The following are encoded in a window of Lates calcarifer isolate ASB-BC8 linkage group LG20, TLL_Latcal_v3, whole genome shotgun sequence genomic DNA:
- the hrh2b gene encoding histamine receptor H2b, which yields MISTALRWLVLVSFIVVTIGGNVLVCLAVGLSRRLWRIANCFVVSLAVTDFLLGLLVLPLSATVELRSGKWPLGGTLCNIYISLDVMLCTSSILTLLAISVDRYLAISAPLSYPRRVTPLRVTLAMIAIWALSLAVSFVPIHLGWNTVDYRVQHLDWGIGDEDKEGRYCQFEWNNNYILIYAFGTFYLPLLLMCGMYLCIFRVAREQVRRIRAATPSFARLATTTAVAREHKATATLAAVLGAFVICWFPYFTFFTCMGIKEKTNPPNTLHSVVLWLGYFNSALNPILYPAFNRDFRKAYGELLRCARPSCRKLLFTRASVHKRLTFTNGQRVSLQSGKQVKQQTEGKRLAPPERNGIPDEPR from the exons ATGATCTCCACAGCTCTCCGCTGGCTTGTCCTGGTGTCTTTTATCGTCGTGACCATTGGTGGGAACGTGCTGGTTTGTTTGGCCGTGGGGCTCAGCCGTCGACTGTGGCGCATCGCTAATTGCTTCGTGGTGTCACTGGCAGTGACAGATTTCCTGCTAGGCCTTCTGGTGCTGCCCTTGTCTGCCACCGTGGAGCTGCGCAGCGGGAAATGGCCCCTCGGTGGAACCCTGTGTAACATCTACATCTCACTGGATGTCATGCTGTGTACATCCTCCATCCTGACCCTGCTGGCTATCAGCGTGGACCGATACCTGGCCATTTCAGCCCCCCTTAGTTACCCCCGGAGAGTTACCCCTCTGAGGGTGACACTGGCCATGATCGCCATCTGGGCCTTGTCATTGGCTGTGTCCTTTGTGCCCATCCACCTGGGTTGGAACACAGTGGACTACAGAGTGCAGCACTTGGACTGGGGCATAGGGGATGAGGACAAAGAGGGACGCTACTGCCAGTTTGAATGGAATAACAACTATATTCTAATTTATGCCTTTGGCACATTTTACCTGCCTCTGCTGCTTATGTGTGGGATGTATCTTTGCATATTCAGAGTGGCACGAGagcag GTGCGGCGTATTCGTGCTGCCACACCCTCATTTGCTCGCCTAGCCACAACTACAGCTGTAGCCCGCGAGCACAAAGCCACAGCAACCCTGGCAGCTGTACTGGGGGCCTTTGTCATCTGCTGGTTCCCCTACTTCACATTCTTCACCTGTATGGGCataaaggaaaagacaaacccTCCTAACACACTTCACTCTGTGGTCCTGTGGCTGGGCTATTTTAATTCAGCCCTGAACCCCATCCTGTATCCAGCCTTCAACAGGGACTTCCGCAAGGCCTACGGAGAGCTGCTTCGCTGCGCAAGGCCATCTTGCAGAAAACTACTGTTTACCCGTGCATCTGTGCATAAGAGATTGACCTTTACTAATGGACAAAGGGTTTCCCTGCAGTCTGGGAAACAAGTTAAGCAACAAACTGAGGGGAAGCGCCTTGCTCCACCTGAGAGAAATGGTATCCCTGATGAGCCAAGGTGA